The window taaaagataaaatcacatTTTATTGCATTAGAATGATTAgagtattttaatttatactcaattttttattacgTGTTGGCGATGCctgaaaatagttaaaaataatttttttatatttaataattagttaattttttaattttagtaatttgatatattttttccaaACAAGAGAGCGGTTAATGTTTGCTAACCAATacttataaaagttttatttaataaatgcttaaataaatatttatataaaaaaagaaaatacagtgATACTATACAAGTAATATGAGGTTTTTATAGTAAACCTATCAACGAACACAGCCGGGCAATATCATATCGAAATAAGCAGCGGTGTCGGGACTTTCGAAAATTTCCCAGAGACAATAAGCTCATTGCCCTTTCCAGCTCTTGATTGTCTACGAGACGTGGATTATATGAgaactagttaaaaaaattgtttatgctGTGGAAAATATgctggatttatttttataaattacattttaaaataatatttatttatttttattttttttaatattaatatataaaaacgatttaaaattactaaaataataatttaaatttttggcAAATGAAATTTTGACGTATTACCAAACGCCCGACCATTATACAcagacttttttttccttgtcaacGCCATTAATTGCTTGGCAATAGTTCAAGCGAGACCTTTGTTTCCATTCTTCAAATTACAACTATAATCTacaagtttttgtatttttgttaatatccaaaaaaaaaaaaaagtggtgtAAGGGAACTCtacatgattatatatatacttgtttgatttcacatttaaaaaatacatttattttttgtttttattttttttttgttttccgaTCAGTTTATGttctaatatgaaaaataattttgtaaaaataaaaaataatattattttaatataatttcaaataaaaaatactttaaaaatacaaataaatatccATATATGCAATTTTCAAACGAGTGCCGTCGCATTTGACAAAAGAAATGAGCTGTAATGAAACTCTGCATTTAACATTATCCagatgcaaaataaaataaaaatcatgtgtTTGGTATATAGAAAAGAgatagagaaaaggaaaggatgCAGATGAATTCGAATCTTTTAATGATTCCTTGATAACATGCTGTGTTCGAAAATGTTAATCACAAGTCAGCAACTTTTCCTTTATTTCATTTTCCacgtactatatatatatatatatatatatcctttattttcttataatattccttttctttcaccGTCGAATCCTCCTATTTCATGACATCACGACACGAAAATTATCTACCGATTCTACCCCCTAAGTTGACAATTCATCACGTTACATAGTCCCTCCATTTAACATGTATAATAACTAGATCACTGCCTGATTAGCAAGCCCTAAAAAAGCGTTGGTGTTAATTACAGGTAACCTAGATGATACCCAAGCCACGGATAACGAGAAGATGTGAGCTCCACGAAGCCAGcgggacaaaaataaaatatatataaaaataaagttaatcaATCCTTCCCAGTAAcatttagagcgtgtttggcagtgtggttgcgggtgcttttcaaataacttttcgtgccaaaatgcatgccaacgatgtttttttattttttaaaaatcatttttgacatcagcacatcaaaacgatccaaaacgtacaaaccatattaaattttagcataaaaaaaaaaatttcaaattttttgggaacgcggccgcagccgcgttcccaaacggtgccttgaATTAGAAAAGTGAATGGCTGTCCGCAGTCTGGATTTATTTATATacgtatatttatttattatttattaggtaAAAATTTTAAGTGTCCATAAATTAGTATCTATTatctactattatttattatataataaaaaataaaattgttaatgcacatgaaatatatattaaataataaaataatatattacacacatatatgttttttacatcgatgttgaaatatatatatatatatatatatatatatatagggttaGGTTTAAGAGAGTTTTGGGTCGgatttaataatattcatactGTTCATTTGGGTAGAATCAGTACTCCTAGGTTTGAATTAAATTGTCATCCTTAAAGAACTAACTTGATATTAGTGTAgtgattacttttatttttttttgtttaaaatacattaaataatatttttataattttaataaaaaatattaaaaacattaattaaaaacaatttttttcaaaaaaacctaCCAACCACATGAACAAAATCAGCTAAAGTCAACCACTAAAGTCCCTCCCATCCTGTTTTAAAtatctataattaattattttgtttgtttcactGATTAAACTCTGATTAGCGATGTCCGTTCTTGTGGCTCTCTAATTTGTCGTAATCATCATCTCGCTATAATTCCCGCTCATTTTTATTTCCTTAATTTCAAACTGTCCCTGCTGCGCGGGTCCATCTTACCAATTTATACGTCCACGCGCCACCCTTGCCACGTCATCCTACACAGTAAATATTTCTCACCCCCTTCGAAGAATCAAAAACACTTGGTGGCGCTGCTTCCCGTCTGTAATATACTATTTTTGTCAAATGTAGCctcaaactataaaaaaatacaattaagtcCCTGGCCTACGGCTTTTCTAGCAATATTTATCCTTTCGTCTATTTTTGTGATTTGCCACTCGTCCATTATgtcaacaattttaaaaatccagCACTGATTCATAATTAGAACAAGAGACCGCTTATACCCttgaaatcaaataaatcatgtaAAAGTATAGCAAAAGGTTAGCTTTCATGGTGGCCTTATAGTCTTGCTGATTGAGATTACTTTGGATGTAAGAATGTgatgtatgatattttttaaaatatgtttttatttataaatatatttttatttatattaatatatcattattattaaaaaatacttttaaaaatattattttaatatattttttaaaataaaaatactttttaaaaatatataaaaacataaatagaaacCATGCCAACCCTTGTCtcgatattattattattattattttgattaatatgggTGTTCGAGTAAATTTATGTGCACTTTGactaattttattaatcttataattaacaaccatgtaagttttaataaccctaaaatttataaaattcaaactagtaatttttaaaaaataaactcagaaGTTAACCACTTACATTACACCCCTAAATATTCCGATACTATATAAAGATGTGGTCTAATATCAGAATCAGGTCCATGTCAATTTATTGCCTGAGGATATAACAAAACCACTAATCAATCATTGTTTGTCAATTCACAATgtttaaatcaattattaagATTATAGGTAGGTTTGCTATCAGTACATTTGGATTTAACATTTGATAgctgtatttaattttatccttcgtcctgtatttttattaattttttaaaatactgcctcatgtaaaaaaaataaatatagcacGTTGAATTACGAGTCTACCTTACAATGATTTGAATAATAACCTGAAATGTcatgataaaatttttaaatttgtttgtttttatattttaaaaatatttttttaaaaaaatatatttttttaattttttaatttttatttaatatcttttagtatttttatacattttgatgcgttaatattaaaaatatttttttaaaaaaatatttttttaatatatttttaaataaaaaatattttaaaaaataatcataaccacaaataatcattttctttgaatgaattgctaaatcttgaaaaaataaaaacaagaaaaaattgaataatcaCATGAAAAGACCTACTCGCAAATTTAAAGCcgtatttcttcaattaagatATTATCGACGTAACTAGTAAATTTGATTTACATGCTAGCATTCTCAATTTTGGAtctatataaaaagagaaaaaaaatcaaataaataaaatgatctaGGCTTGTAACATGTcaaagatgtaaaaaaaattgatcgattttaatatatatctgaattattaaaaatatattttgtattgtgataataattgttttttaaattattttttattttaaatacatttaaataataattttttatttgaattttttatatattattatattaaaatatctaaaaacataaaaaataaatttttttaattatttgtttgaaaacacttttaaaataaaacaaaaatcaagtagaataatttttttaaagtctcTGATTGCAGAAGATTTAAATGCAGGCCCAATGTGACAGAAAGACACACTAGAAGGACGTAAAATGTCACCAAACCCTCAAAAAAACACAacgaaaatttcaaaaaaattttaaaatacagaaaCCTATCGTTCTCaatctctccccctctctcccAAACTCACAGCAGtttattatagaaaacaaaatcaactccTCCCTCTCCCCCTCTGCTCTGCAGCTCTTTGTCTTCAAGTAGAAGAAACAGTTTCTCTCTGTTGCTTCTCTACTTTCACTCCTCACTCCTCCTTCCTCACTTACTTAAAGTatcaaatccattaaaaaaaaagaccactCACGCAATGGTACTCACTTTTTTTGCAGCAGATACCATGTGACCTTACCTACTCACCCTCTATAtttcccccctctctctctacaCTTCCTCCACCGAGTCAGCTTCCCCTCAATGACTCACTGAGTCAACTCGACTCGACTCAACTCCACTTAAACTGAACTGaacatacatttttattttatccaccCCCCCGCCCCGGAATGGCGTCATCTTCCAGAGCGAGAAGCAGCTCTCCATTCTCGTATCGAAAACCGTCAAGTCCATACTCTTCAGCTTCTTCAACAACATCTTATAATAACAGGCTAATGCCACGTTCCTGCTCGACTTCTGCTTCTTCATTTTTCGGTTCGCGATCCGTGACGCCGAGTCGAGATCGGTCTGATTCAATGCACTACGGCCTCTCAAATGGCGTCGGTGCTTATGGTGGTAGTCTGAATCCGGTCGGGTTCGGGTCGGAGGAGTTGATTGCTGAACCGATTGATCAACCGAGGAATGGTGGTGATAGTATTTCGGTTACGATTCGGTTTAGACCGTTGAGGTAATGGTAGATCTGAGGGCACCAGATCAGATCTTGAATCGGTTTTGTAATTTGAATTTTCCAGGGTCAAGTGTCTTGATTGGGATGTGTTTGGATGCAGTGAAAGGGAGTTCCAGAGAGGAGATGAAATAGCATGGTCCGCGGATGGAGATAAGATTGTTAGGAACGAGTATAATCCAGCTACTGCTTATGCATTTggtaatcaattattgaatttgaatttcttaattaattgagttaatgaAAATGTAAATGTAAATGCGAATTGATTTGTATTGGCAGATAAGGTGTTTGGACCGCACACAGCCTCTCAAGAGGTGTATGAGATTGCCGCAAAACCTGTGGTCAAGGCTGCAATGGAAGGTGTTAATGGTATGGTATTGATCGAGATTCGGAGTTTTATTGACAATCAAGTAGCATTTGTTTATTCTAGTAGTTGTGGTTGATTGATTAATGTTCATTAATTTCGAGTGTTTCTCTGACAATGCAGGAACTGTTTTTGCATATGGTGTTACTAGTAGTGGAAAGACACATACTATGCATGTAAGATTAGTTCCTCCCTGTAACTTTACCTTGGTGCAGTTTTTGTTAGGAGATTTACTCCAAATCTCCCAGGATAGTAAAAGCTGATTATGATTGTAGTTATGAATCATTGAAATTGTCAAGATTACCCTTATTTAAAATCACAAGTTATTAATTAAGCTATAGTGATTGTTTATGGTAGTACAGGCAAAGTGCTTTGCTGATATTTTGTTTGCATCAGAAGAGCATTTATTGTTGGAGAAGTATATGGTGATCCATTTTATTGATGACTACTTTTTTGTATCCTGCAACTCCTCACTCTACAAGATCTTACTTTGTTATTTGCAAAAGCTATAACGATATAGAACTCTCAAAAGTGCAATGATTTGATGATCTGTTGAGGAGGTATTACTGAGGAAACTGAAAGGTGTTGGTCATTTTAAAGTTCCCTTTGTATGGACTACAAATACTCTCTGTTGTTGCTTCCACAAGTTCTCCCATGGTTTCGCTCTTTCTCTTATAGCCATATCTATAACTTCATTTGATGCTCAAACATGTTTATCCATCTTGTTATATCTAGGAATTAGAATCACATTACTGAAGTATTTTCAGAGACATGGCAGTTTCATCCTGCACTGTAATTTATCACTGAAGTTGATTCTTATGTTATGTATTATTTGGCACATGTGTAAACATGTCTATctttatgttttccttttcttctggcTAGCTTTACTTGTTTTAGTTCGTTATTGCTAACAAGTTTTCAGCTCTGTTGTTTTTGACTTGTTTTTCATAATCATAAATGCAGGGAGACCAAAATTCTCCTGGTATTATACCACTTGCCATAAAGGATGTTTTCAGTAGCATCCAAGATGTaagtatttcaaaaatattctcTCAATATTTTCTCTGCAATGCTGGTTAACTGTGTATTGCTTGGCTTTTATCATCCAAGAATCTGAATGTGTGTGCATGCATGTGGGCGGTTAACACTGTCATTACACTTAAATATAGATATGTATTATTGTAAACCtaatttgtttgttgtttttcccCTATATTTAATCTTTTCAATTATCTACCTCTTGATCAAGTATGGATGACACTGCTTTCTCACTTCAGACTCCAGGAAGAGAGTTCCTACTACGAGTGTCCTATCTTGAAATTTACAATGAGGTTAGTGTCACTATACTATAAATTTGAGAAACAGCACTTGAGTGTACCCACAACAAGTTGAAACTATTATCGCCATCTTAGTGAAAGTTGTCTGATTTATGCGTTGACGTATGCTTCTGATATCAGGTGATAAATGACTTGCTTGACCCAACAGGTCAAAATTTGCGTGTCAGAGAAGATGTACAGGTGTTGTGCTTAGCTTTTATGGATTTGCTTAAAAAGCTTTGTAGCACGAACTTTCttaccatgaaaaaaattattatttaatggaTCTAATATATTGGTTTATAAATACTTGTACTAAGTTTTCCAGGGCACCTATGTTGAGGGTATAAAGGAAGAAGTGGTTTTATCTCCTGGGCATGCACTTTCTTTCATTGCTGCTGGAGAAGGTACCCTGTATATGTATTCCTATTTGATATTTTCCTGTGTGTTTCTTGCAAGCTTACTCCTAAGTTTTTGATTGGTATTTGGTATTGCAGAGCATCGCCATGTtggttcaaataattttaatctgttCAGCAGCCGAAGTCACACCATATTCACTCTGGTAAATAGTCCATAAGCTGATGAAATTGAGCATTCTGATAATAGTTAgcatttttatacatttttatgGAGTATATATCAAACTATTGGTCAAAAGTAGTCATATCTTAGCCCTCACCACCTCAATTGGTGCATCATCTACTTCACATTCTTGTCATTTCGACCTTAGTTACTCTGATGCTGTGCCTTATTTCacagaagattttttttatataattcactAATATGCCTATGCATTTGCAGATGATAGAAAGTAGTGCTCATGGAGATGAATACGACGGAGTGATTTTCTCTCAACTTGTATGTTGCCTTGAATTGATactatcagaaaaaaaaaacattgattctTCTTAGCTGCATGGCTCATACTCTTCTCTTTTATGTCTCTTTGTAGAATCTGATTGATCTAGCTGGATCTGAGAGTTCCAAAACTGAAACAACTGGAATAAGGAGAAAGGAAGGGTCTTACATAAACAAAAGTCTTCTAACTCTTGGAACTGTATGCACTGTAATTTTATATGCAATCATCTaccatgtttttcattttatttgtatttgtctACCAGAAACTGCTTGCAGAATAAACAAGTCAAAACCTTCAGATACACAATAATTTGCATAAAATGTGGTTGATTATCTGATGATTTATGAGACCAACTCGAGGATGGGAGAAAGTGTTTTTGGGACATTAAGTTTATCTCAAACATGAGTCAATGAATGAACTCACAATGCTCCTCTGTGTGCGTGCTGAGTCTGTGACACTTAAAGTGCAACTACTCAGTTTCTTCATTAAGAGGATGTTGAGACTTTTCAGCTTCTGAATGTTTAGATGTACATGGCCATATCATTTCAATGTCTGTAGCTGACTACGTGGTTCCTTTTTAAAGGTGATTGGAAAGCTGAGCGAAGGAAGGGCATCTCATGTTCCATATCGAGATTCCAAACTTACACGCCTTTTGCAGTCTTCGTTGAGTGGGCATGGGCATGTTTCGGTGAGTTTGAGATATAAAAATCATGCTATTTGTGGTCAACATTTACAAAATTTTACTTCGTCGTTGAAGATCATGTAATTCACTGAACATACAAGATCATTGAATGATCCATTGTGCTGTTGCGTATTGAATTGTGTATAATCTTCTAGAAACGTTTAATTTTGACATCCTCATTCCCTTTCTGTCTTTTTGATTATGGAGTAAAGGTTTTACAAGTGACTGACTATACATATTCAATTAGTCCTAGCCAAATTCCAATGCCTCTTATACATTCTTTCTTGCCTAAACCAATGCACAGCTTATTTGTACCGTCACTCCTGCATCAAGTAACATGGAAGAAACTCATAATACATTGAAGTTTGCTAGCAGGGCAAAGCGGGTTGAAATATATGCTTCACGCAATAAGGTACAATATGAACTTAGCTTATGATATTATTCATCAACaacaatatagtttaattaaatctaaaaggtGACTTAACCtgattttgaaatgatttaacTTCCAGATTATTGATGAGAAATCTTTGATCAAGAAATATCAGAAAGAAATCTCAAGCCTCAAGCAGGAACTTGATCAATTAAGACAGGGGATGCTTGCTGGTGTTAGCCATGAGGAGATTCTGAGCTTAAGGCAAaaggttttgaaattttttcttgttttcttcttttgaataTTGTTGTGCTGTTTtcattttatggttttattgcCACTGACAAACCATTCGTTGTTTTCCATTGAATAGTTGGAGGAAGGTCAGGTGAAGATGCAATCAAGGCttgaggaagaagaggaagccAAGGCTGCTCTAATGAGTAGGATTCAGAGGCTAACTAAACTCATACTTGTCTCTACAAAGAATACGATTCCTGGATTGACTGATGTTCCAGGTCACCAGCCAAGTCATTCTGTTGGGGTGGATGATGTGAGTTCTTTCCCATCTGTTTTGCACACAAAAGCACGGTCTGCTAACTTTTGTTATTACCTAATTCCAAACTGGCCCTGgaatttgaatatttaaataTGAATGACATCCTTTCTGGCTTATAAGTTAAACTGAAGTTCCTGGGGTTTGAGCTATGGTTGTATTAGTGGAATGTAATAGTTATAATGTGAATCTGGACAATCTTTGGGTAatgtttagttttaaaatttgtaaaGTGATTCCGTGTTTTCTTAATACCTTTTATTGTCATTCTGTACTTTCTTATTTTGTAAATGCTCGAATTCTCCAAAAAGGATCCCCCTTGTTATTCTAATGCCCCCCAACTGTTCTGtcttgtagttttttttggCTTTGCAATGGTTTCTTTCCATAAGATACACCCTTTGTTTAATTTTACTAAATTTCCTTTTGGACTgcattctttttcttatttttccatTTGGAAAATTGAAGTGTGATTTTAAGTTTCATTTTTTGGTCAGAAATCGAATGTTTTGCGAGAAGGTGCTTTACTTGcagaaaatgagaatcaaaaaGACTCTCCATCTTCTGCTTCTTTGATAGCATCGGATCTAACTTACGAATTTAAACATCGAAGATCTTCCAGTATGTGGAATGAAGAACTCTCACCAGCTAGCAGTACTGTTACTGAATCGACTCAATCATACGAACTTATGGGTACTTCAAAACTGGCACCAGTAAGTTATATTTCTCTCCGATGCTCACCCCCTAGGATATAATGCCAAGTAAATTTTCCCTTCAGAAAGAATCCAAAATTCACTCCTCTCCCCCTCTCTTTCTCATATTGGACCCTCAGGTTCTTGGATTTGTCagattttctctattttttttgcttccatCTCCTTTTATTATTGAATCGGAAAAACCCAAGTCTCCCTTTTGCTGATTAGCACATTCATACCACAAATGCCATGTAAATCTAACATTTTTATGCCTTGTGTTCTGGTGGTAATCTTTCCTTTGGGTGACCAGAccaaaattttcatatttttattagttacaGGTTTTCTGAAGAATTGTTAACTTGACAGAAATGTGTTATTTCTAGGGCGGGATGACCCAAGACCAGATGGACCTTCTTGTGGAGCAGGTTAAGATGCTTGCTGGAGAGATTGCATTCAGCACTAGTACCCTGAAGCGCCTGGTGGAGCATTCTGTAAATGATCCTGATAGCTCGAAAACTCAAGTATGCTTCTCTTCTCTTGCAAAATTTTATGGTTGCTTGTGTTTAAAATGTAACTTCAAAATGAGATGCAAGGCTATGATGATACTCTATTCAACATATCAAATAGATTGCAAGTTAGCATTGTTGTAGACCCCTCATCACTCAGTGGTGCTGGAGCCAATTTGAGATTATGTGGCTgctgttattttaaattttattcgaCTCCAAAGGATGTGTTTGATGCTTATCACATACTAAATGATTCATGTTCTTCTTTTGCATATTATAGAAGGCAGTAGCTGGGAAAAACACCCTTCCCCCCCTGCTTCCTTTCTGTTTTTCACTGCGAATAATCAATTGTTATATCAATTAACAGATCAGAAAACAGAAGTTTTCCATTGTGGAATGCcttaatttttataatccaACATGTCCAATATGGCAGTAATAAATACCTGAATAGAGGCTATGTGAGTGTTCATAGTTTTGCCTAAAGCTCTGTTTTTCAACCATAGATCCAGAACTTGGAGCGAGAGATCCAGGAAAAGAAGAGGCAAATGAGAGTCTTAGAACAGCGCATTATTGAGAGTGGCGAGGCTTCAATTGCTAATGCCTCATTGGTTGATATGCAGCAGGTTGTTTCACTTTCTTCtacttttcctgtttttttcttcttctctcttgtattctttcattttatctatttttcagataataatagctcaattattttgattgcaatTGTGCTGCAACAGACAGTAATGAGATTGATGACCCAATGCAATGAAAAGGCTTTTGAGCTGGAGGTGAGCACTTCATATCACAATACTGTTGAAATTTTATCAAGGCTTGTGTGTTCACCTATCATTCTAGTGTCACATTAAAACCAAATGGAGGCAGGCACTTGTGTATCCTTAGGTAAACAATAATTGGTTCCTTGGCAAGTATGCCATTCAGAAAAATTCAGATCCATAATATGATTCTGAGAATCTCTCGACTTCACAATCTGCagtgtaatttttatttttattttttgttttttggtagaAAGAGGAATCCTTTTATAATGGAACTCCCATATGCCTTTGTCTTAAGACTAGTAAATATCCCGAGGAACCAATTCACAAAGTATGTCTCCAGTTGTATATTAGTTTCAATGATCTCTAGTGGTTGGAATGGTGCTCCAAGTTGCATAGATTGTAATTTTCCTTCCAATgaaatgattttgatttgtttgcAGATAAAATCAGCTGACAACCGTATTCTCCAAGAACAGCTTCAGAATAAGGTTTGACTACCACTCCCCATCTCatttttcctcttatttttttttcttttcattttct of the Populus nigra chromosome 7, ddPopNigr1.1, whole genome shotgun sequence genome contains:
- the LOC133698666 gene encoding kinesin-like protein KIN-7D, mitochondrial isoform X1; the protein is MASSSRARSSSPFSYRKPSSPYSSASSTTSYNNRLMPRSCSTSASSFFGSRSVTPSRDRSDSMHYGLSNGVGAYGGSLNPVGFGSEELIAEPIDQPRNGGDSISVTIRFRPLSEREFQRGDEIAWSADGDKIVRNEYNPATAYAFDKVFGPHTASQEVYEIAAKPVVKAAMEGVNGTVFAYGVTSSGKTHTMHGDQNSPGIIPLAIKDVFSSIQDTPGREFLLRVSYLEIYNEVINDLLDPTGQNLRVREDVQGTYVEGIKEEVVLSPGHALSFIAAGEEHRHVGSNNFNLFSSRSHTIFTLMIESSAHGDEYDGVIFSQLNLIDLAGSESSKTETTGIRRKEGSYINKSLLTLGTVIGKLSEGRASHVPYRDSKLTRLLQSSLSGHGHVSLICTVTPASSNMEETHNTLKFASRAKRVEIYASRNKIIDEKSLIKKYQKEISSLKQELDQLRQGMLAGVSHEEILSLRQKLEEGQVKMQSRLEEEEEAKAALMSRIQRLTKLILVSTKNTIPGLTDVPGHQPSHSVGVDDKSNVLREGALLAENENQKDSPSSASLIASDLTYEFKHRRSSSMWNEELSPASSTVTESTQSYELMGTSKLAPGGMTQDQMDLLVEQVKMLAGEIAFSTSTLKRLVEHSVNDPDSSKTQIQNLEREIQEKKRQMRVLEQRIIESGEASIANASLVDMQQTVMRLMTQCNEKAFELEIKSADNRILQEQLQNKCSENKELQDKVTLLEHRLASLSGDKASVNSEHNMSEEYVDELKKKVQSQEIENEKLKIGQVQISEENSGLRVQNQKLSEEASYAKELASAAAVELKNLAAEVTKLSLQNAKLEKELLAARESVHSRGAGMQSVNGVNRKFNDGIRHGRKGRFSGRGNDFSGIHSDDFESWNLDPDDLKRELQARKQREAALEAALAEKEFIEDEYRKKCEEAKKREGALENDLANMWVLVAKLKREDSAISGMNADERHSDGIDHTSDPKTNGVEVDRNGILKEREDLDASQVDETPKEEPLVVRLKARIQEMKEKELKQLGNGDANSHVCKVCFESPTAAILLPCRHFCLCKSCSLACSECPICRTKIADRLFAFT
- the LOC133698666 gene encoding kinesin-like protein KIN-7D, mitochondrial isoform X2, translated to MFSVASKIMDDTAFSLQTPGREFLLRVSYLEIYNEVINDLLDPTGQNLRVREDVQGTYVEGIKEEVVLSPGHALSFIAAGEEHRHVGSNNFNLFSSRSHTIFTLMIESSAHGDEYDGVIFSQLNLIDLAGSESSKTETTGIRRKEGSYINKSLLTLGTVIGKLSEGRASHVPYRDSKLTRLLQSSLSGHGHVSLICTVTPASSNMEETHNTLKFASRAKRVEIYASRNKIIDEKSLIKKYQKEISSLKQELDQLRQGMLAGVSHEEILSLRQKLEEGQVKMQSRLEEEEEAKAALMSRIQRLTKLILVSTKNTIPGLTDVPGHQPSHSVGVDDKSNVLREGALLAENENQKDSPSSASLIASDLTYEFKHRRSSSMWNEELSPASSTVTESTQSYELMGTSKLAPGGMTQDQMDLLVEQVKMLAGEIAFSTSTLKRLVEHSVNDPDSSKTQIQNLEREIQEKKRQMRVLEQRIIESGEASIANASLVDMQQTVMRLMTQCNEKAFELEIKSADNRILQEQLQNKCSENKELQDKVTLLEHRLASLSGDKASVNSEHNMSEEYVDELKKKVQSQEIENEKLKIGQVQISEENSGLRVQNQKLSEEASYAKELASAAAVELKNLAAEVTKLSLQNAKLEKELLAARESVHSRGAGMQSVNGVNRKFNDGIRHGRKGRFSGRGNDFSGIHSDDFESWNLDPDDLKRELQARKQREAALEAALAEKEFIEDEYRKKCEEAKKREGALENDLANMWVLVAKLKREDSAISGMNADERHSDGIDHTSDPKTNGVEVDRNGILKEREDLDASQVDETPKEEPLVVRLKARIQEMKEKELKQLGNGDANSHVCKVCFESPTAAILLPCRHFCLCKSCSLACSECPICRTKIADRLFAFT